The following proteins come from a genomic window of Gynuella sunshinyii YC6258:
- a CDS encoding TRAP transporter TatT component family protein, with amino-acid sequence MSEKKQTDPELFILFWYYPANFLKYRAKLMSRPRVALLMLLSVWLSGCAVNRLPESLGYGVLNNDDLETVREGLPTYLLVLDGAVINYPRNDGLLRTASNLNGAYASLFVQEKERRVRLIDKSLKYAQRQMCIHKKRACGLETLEFEKFQQIVQDMDRKKDLEALYTLGSAWAGYIQEHSDDWNAVADLAKVELIMKQVVAIDESYSRGQALLYLGIINSLIPPGLGGKPEVAREYFERGIELSYGRNLIIKVKYAEKYARLVFDQDLHDRLLREVIAADPEENGLTLQNHYAQQLARELLAESNDYF; translated from the coding sequence TTGTCCGAAAAAAAACAAACTGACCCAGAGCTTTTTATTTTATTTTGGTACTATCCGGCAAATTTTTTGAAGTATAGGGCGAAACTCATGTCACGACCGCGTGTCGCTTTACTAATGTTATTATCCGTATGGCTTTCCGGATGTGCTGTGAATCGATTGCCAGAGTCTTTAGGTTATGGCGTCTTGAATAATGATGACCTTGAGACAGTCAGAGAAGGATTGCCGACATATTTGTTGGTTCTTGATGGAGCCGTTATCAATTACCCCAGGAATGATGGTTTATTGCGGACGGCCTCCAACTTGAATGGAGCTTATGCCAGTTTGTTCGTTCAGGAAAAGGAACGGCGGGTACGGTTGATTGATAAAAGCCTGAAATATGCTCAGCGTCAGATGTGTATCCATAAAAAAAGAGCTTGTGGACTGGAGACGCTGGAGTTTGAGAAGTTTCAGCAGATTGTACAGGACATGGACAGGAAAAAAGACCTGGAAGCACTATACACGCTAGGTTCAGCGTGGGCTGGCTATATTCAGGAGCATTCAGATGATTGGAATGCTGTTGCTGATCTGGCTAAGGTCGAGCTGATTATGAAGCAGGTTGTAGCGATTGATGAATCATACAGCCGTGGACAGGCTCTATTGTATTTAGGAATTATTAACAGCCTGATTCCTCCTGGTTTAGGAGGAAAGCCAGAAGTGGCCAGGGAGTATTTCGAACGTGGCATTGAACTAAGCTATGGTCGGAATCTGATCATCAAAGTGAAGTATGCAGAGAAATATGCCCGGTTGGTATTTGATCAGGATCTTCATGATCGATTGCTGCGTGAAGTGATTGCCGCTGACCCGGAAGAAAATGGCCTGACTTTGCAGAACCACTACGCCCAACAACTGGCCCGGGAATTGTTGGCCGAGAGTAATGACTATTTTTGA
- the dctP gene encoding TRAP transporter substrate-binding protein DctP, translating to MIIRFTLFILSLVLVVPASAVTLKISTAYPDGTAILKEYRAAGKKIEEQTDGRVKVKFYPGGVMGDDKTVKRKVRVGQLSGFMAPISAFADDYKDAQIYNGLLLFRNYDEVDAVRKTLDPIIEAGLTEHGWKTFGVVEGGFAYLMSVNSVTTLDELKQQKFWIPTDDPISENLTKAFGLSPIILNYGEVKTSLETGAINALASPPVAALSFFWYTNIKKITDLPFMYTAAALALDTKAYRKISADDQKLVDAIFTEASQNIDQQNRKDNQAAMKVLLSRGIDLVTPDESNVVELVTSADQANQTLVAEGEFSQKIYDLVKAELVKVRAQ from the coding sequence ATGATTATTCGTTTTACGCTGTTTATTTTATCTTTGGTTTTGGTCGTACCGGCTTCGGCGGTGACACTGAAGATTTCAACTGCATATCCGGATGGCACTGCTATTTTGAAGGAATATCGTGCCGCTGGTAAGAAAATTGAAGAACAGACCGATGGACGGGTTAAAGTAAAATTCTACCCTGGTGGTGTTATGGGGGATGACAAAACAGTCAAGCGGAAGGTCAGAGTCGGGCAGTTGAGTGGCTTTATGGCCCCCATCTCTGCATTTGCGGATGACTATAAAGATGCCCAAATATACAACGGGTTGTTGCTGTTCCGAAATTACGATGAAGTCGATGCCGTGCGGAAAACGCTGGATCCGATTATCGAAGCCGGGTTAACGGAACATGGATGGAAGACGTTCGGTGTGGTTGAAGGTGGATTTGCCTATCTTATGTCGGTGAACAGCGTGACGACCCTGGACGAACTGAAGCAGCAGAAATTCTGGATTCCCACTGATGACCCTATATCCGAAAACCTGACCAAAGCTTTTGGTTTGTCTCCCATTATTTTAAATTATGGTGAAGTAAAAACCTCTCTTGAGACTGGAGCGATTAATGCTCTCGCTTCACCACCTGTCGCCGCACTGAGTTTCTTCTGGTATACCAACATTAAGAAAATTACTGATTTGCCGTTTATGTATACCGCTGCGGCTCTGGCACTAGATACGAAAGCCTATAGGAAAATTTCTGCTGATGACCAGAAACTGGTTGATGCCATATTCACTGAAGCTTCGCAGAATATCGATCAGCAGAACAGAAAGGATAATCAGGCCGCAATGAAAGTGTTGTTGAGTCGGGGAATTGATCTGGTCACTCCTGACGAAAGTAATGTGGTCGAGTTGGTAACATCTGCCGATCAAGCCAATCAGACGCTGGTCGCAGAAGGTGAGTTTTCCCAAAAAATATATGACCTGGTCAAAGCTGAACTTGTAAAAGTCCGGGCACAGTAA
- a CDS encoding TRAP transporter small permease codes for MMRFIRRLGILWNGIEDVMLVVSLSSMMLLSVIQILMRNFMETSLVWADPLIRILVLWIALLGAMIGTRKNQHIAIDLLSHYAPTSLQSLVARFIALIASIIAFVMAYFSWRFVMSEKEYETVAFLSVHAWLFQLLIPVAFASIALRFVSELVFGGRVTEE; via the coding sequence ATGATGAGATTTATCAGGCGTTTGGGAATTCTATGGAATGGGATAGAAGATGTAATGCTGGTCGTATCGTTGTCCAGCATGATGCTGTTGTCAGTAATACAAATCCTGATGAGAAATTTTATGGAGACAAGCCTGGTATGGGCCGACCCTCTTATTCGTATCCTGGTGTTATGGATCGCTTTACTCGGCGCAATGATAGGAACTCGCAAAAATCAGCATATTGCGATTGATCTACTAAGTCATTATGCGCCAACTTCTTTACAGTCTCTGGTTGCCCGTTTTATTGCTTTGATCGCCAGCATAATTGCATTTGTGATGGCATATTTTAGCTGGCGTTTTGTGATGTCTGAAAAAGAGTATGAGACGGTTGCGTTCTTAAGTGTTCATGCCTGGCTGTTTCAGCTGTTGATCCCCGTGGCTTTCGCATCTATCGCACTGCGTTTCGTATCGGAACTTGTTTTTGGAGGAAGGGTGACTGAAGAATGA
- a CDS encoding TRAP transporter large permease, whose amino-acid sequence MSSLITVFLAFFAVVGVPLFLIILAFAIWGFYSSEIDLMVLPIELYRLTESSVLMALPMFAFAGFLLSESKTADRLVRLSNAALGWLPGGMIIIALLTSSFFTMLTGGSGVTIVALGALLLPALTQSGYGERFSIGLITSSGSMGLLLPPAIPLLLYGVIAQQMDISGVEIKDLFIAGLLPALMMIVVIYVYGLWANRHDPLPTQPFSARELWLSVKEAKWELAVPVIVLGGIFSGLLVVSDAAAVTAIYVLIIEVFVYKEIRLRDVPKVMRDSMIMVGGILMILGVAMALTNYLVDAEIPQVLFNFIQANVTDKFTFLVLLNIFLLILGAFLDIFAAIIIMVPLILPVAVNYGIDPVHLGIVFVANMQIGYFTPPVGMNLFIASYRFNKSITTLYRATIPFMLVLLITVLIITYVPWLSLVMVR is encoded by the coding sequence ATGAGTTCCTTGATTACGGTTTTTCTGGCTTTTTTTGCTGTTGTTGGCGTCCCTCTGTTTTTAATCATTCTGGCATTTGCGATCTGGGGATTTTATTCCTCTGAGATTGATTTGATGGTTTTACCCATCGAACTGTATCGGTTGACGGAATCGAGTGTGCTGATGGCCCTACCGATGTTTGCATTTGCGGGGTTCTTATTGAGTGAAAGTAAAACAGCAGATCGATTGGTTAGGTTGTCCAATGCTGCGCTTGGGTGGTTACCCGGCGGTATGATTATTATTGCTTTGCTGACTAGCTCATTCTTCACCATGCTGACCGGAGGGTCTGGCGTCACCATTGTTGCGCTGGGAGCTCTGTTGCTACCTGCGCTGACTCAGAGCGGGTATGGTGAACGGTTCAGTATAGGATTGATTACCTCCTCCGGTAGTATGGGGTTACTGCTTCCCCCTGCCATCCCGTTACTGTTGTACGGTGTAATCGCGCAGCAAATGGATATTTCCGGTGTGGAAATAAAAGACCTCTTCATTGCAGGTCTGTTACCCGCGTTAATGATGATTGTTGTGATATATGTGTATGGTTTGTGGGCGAATCGTCATGACCCGCTGCCAACACAGCCATTCTCAGCCAGAGAATTATGGTTGTCTGTCAAGGAGGCCAAATGGGAACTAGCGGTACCAGTTATTGTACTGGGAGGGATTTTCAGTGGTCTTTTGGTTGTATCCGATGCGGCCGCAGTGACTGCGATTTACGTTCTAATCATTGAAGTCTTTGTATATAAAGAAATTCGCTTGCGTGATGTGCCCAAGGTCATGCGTGACTCAATGATTATGGTTGGCGGTATTTTAATGATTTTGGGGGTGGCCATGGCGTTGACCAATTACTTGGTTGATGCTGAAATTCCTCAGGTACTGTTCAATTTTATCCAGGCTAATGTCACCGATAAGTTTACTTTTCTGGTGTTGTTGAACATTTTTCTACTGATTCTGGGAGCATTCCTGGATATTTTTGCGGCGATTATCATTATGGTGCCGTTGATTTTGCCCGTTGCTGTCAACTATGGGATCGATCCGGTTCATTTGGGAATTGTCTTTGTTGCCAACATGCAAATTGGCTATTTCACGCCACCTGTGGGGATGAATTTGTTCATCGCAAGTTATCGCTTTAACAAGTCGATTACGACTTTGTATCGCGCCACTATCCCGTTTATGCTGGTTTTGTTGATCACCGTTCTGATTATTACCTATGTTCCTTGGCTGAGTTTAGTCATGGTTCGTTAG
- a CDS encoding 1-aminocyclopropane-1-carboxylate deaminase/D-cysteine desulfhydrase, translated as MTFLQSIPWQAFLDRGVHLFTYREDLNHPYISGNKLYKLTPLLTHYPADETLPVVSFGGPYSNHLHALGWLCHQKHIPVIGVVRGLHHAEMSPTLKDVQKWGMELHFVSRNQYREWCDMPYPKAAEKAEKRFGRCFFIPEGGATADVVDAYEPLAVKIYREIVPDYLFCATGTGSTVGGLFKFAKNSKVHGIQCVAEGKATYSRIAEWIDAKYIPPDLVLTDFHRGGFAKADSELLAFCREFSKQFNIPLEPIYTGKAFMAVYQLLLKNYFPPGSEVVVVHTGGLQGNRGFEKRLKEKNLAEFTASDWHFN; from the coding sequence TTGACGTTCTTACAATCCATTCCCTGGCAGGCTTTCCTCGATAGAGGGGTTCATCTTTTTACGTATCGTGAAGACTTGAATCACCCTTATATATCCGGTAACAAGCTCTACAAGTTGACACCGTTATTGACTCATTATCCGGCAGATGAAACCCTGCCGGTTGTCAGTTTTGGTGGTCCATATTCCAATCATCTTCACGCCTTAGGATGGTTGTGCCATCAAAAGCATATTCCTGTTATCGGGGTAGTTCGTGGTCTGCATCATGCCGAAATGTCACCTACTCTGAAAGATGTTCAGAAATGGGGAATGGAGTTACATTTTGTTTCTCGTAATCAGTACCGTGAATGGTGTGATATGCCCTATCCGAAGGCAGCTGAAAAGGCTGAAAAACGGTTTGGCAGATGTTTTTTTATTCCCGAAGGTGGAGCTACAGCAGATGTTGTGGATGCTTATGAGCCATTGGCCGTGAAAATATATCGGGAAATAGTGCCTGACTATTTGTTTTGTGCGACAGGGACAGGTTCTACTGTTGGGGGACTGTTTAAATTTGCCAAAAACAGTAAAGTTCACGGCATTCAATGTGTCGCAGAAGGAAAGGCCACGTATAGCCGCATTGCGGAATGGATCGATGCCAAATATATTCCTCCGGATCTGGTTCTGACTGATTTTCATCGAGGTGGTTTTGCAAAAGCAGATTCGGAGCTATTGGCTTTTTGTCGCGAATTTTCTAAGCAATTCAATATTCCCTTGGAACCAATATATACGGGGAAGGCGTTCATGGCTGTGTATCAGTTGCTGCTGAAAAATTACTTTCCACCGGGTAGCGAAGTCGTGGTAGTACACACGGGAGGGCTGCAAGGTAATCGTGGGTTTGAAAAACGACTCAAGGAAAAGAACCTGGCTGAATTTACAGCGTCTGACTGGCATTTCAATTAA
- the ylqF gene encoding ribosome biogenesis GTPase YlqF — MNKARRQIQEVINKIDVVIEVLDARLPESSRNPLLTKLRADRPVIKVMSKSDLADPGVTEQWLQYFRQQQDVIPLAITTEHPERARQIPELAKRLVPHRGEMGKPVRAMIMGIPNVGKSTLINTLLGRKMVKVGNEPAITKGQQKVMIGDDFQLMDTPGIMSPSPQGEMSGYRLAASGAIRDTALEYDDVAMYLVDYLMQRYPDLLMKRYGLQVLAEDSYQCLAQIAAKRGCLKKGGFDLHKVSDLVVREFRDGKLGSISLEEPGQEIPYRDLEPDPQ; from the coding sequence ATGAATAAAGCCCGGCGGCAAATTCAGGAAGTTATTAATAAAATTGATGTGGTGATTGAGGTGCTGGATGCCAGGTTGCCTGAGTCTAGCCGCAATCCCTTGCTCACCAAGTTGCGTGCTGACCGTCCTGTCATTAAGGTCATGAGCAAATCAGATCTTGCTGACCCAGGGGTCACAGAACAATGGCTTCAATATTTTCGGCAGCAGCAGGATGTGATTCCCCTGGCAATTACCACAGAACACCCTGAGCGAGCACGACAAATCCCAGAACTGGCTAAAAGACTGGTTCCTCACAGAGGAGAAATGGGCAAGCCTGTGAGAGCTATGATCATGGGAATTCCTAACGTTGGCAAATCAACCCTCATTAATACCTTGCTGGGAAGAAAAATGGTGAAGGTTGGTAACGAACCTGCCATTACCAAAGGGCAGCAGAAGGTCATGATAGGGGATGATTTTCAGTTGATGGATACTCCGGGAATTATGTCTCCATCGCCGCAGGGTGAAATGAGCGGATATCGTTTGGCAGCCTCGGGCGCGATCAGAGATACTGCTCTTGAGTACGATGATGTGGCTATGTATCTGGTGGATTATCTGATGCAACGGTATCCTGATTTGTTGATGAAACGTTATGGATTGCAGGTACTGGCAGAAGATAGTTATCAGTGTCTGGCTCAAATTGCTGCAAAACGAGGCTGTTTGAAGAAAGGCGGTTTTGATTTACATAAGGTCAGCGATTTGGTTGTACGAGAATTCCGCGATGGAAAACTCGGTAGTATCAGTCTGGAGGAACCCGGTCAGGAAATTCCCTATCGGGACTTGGAGCCGGACCCGCAATAG
- a CDS encoding histone deacetylase family protein, with product MGEGHPESPARTMAIQRHFSNLGLNTKMLQLQAEMAYEEAVLRVHHPRYIEQLEQMSPLSGLIQADPDTLMGPHSHDAAYFAAGAGVQAVNDIVDGKYQRAFCAVRPPGHHAEPNTTMGFCFINNIAVAVQELRSKHDIKRVAVIDFDVHQGNGTVEIFKNIPDVLFCSSFQHPFYPNSHWNIDRPNIINSPIPAFSTGEQLMKIWEAQWLPALIQHKPEFIFISAGFDAHRDDPMAEMNWLANDYHWITSRLCEIANKYADGRVISMLEGGYNLKALAASVEQHVRALLEV from the coding sequence ATGGGTGAGGGACATCCGGAAAGTCCAGCCAGAACAATGGCTATCCAGCGCCACTTTTCCAATCTTGGCCTGAACACTAAAATGCTGCAACTACAGGCTGAAATGGCATATGAAGAAGCCGTACTCAGGGTCCATCACCCTCGCTATATAGAGCAACTGGAACAAATGTCGCCGCTGTCCGGATTAATTCAGGCCGATCCGGATACATTAATGGGTCCTCACAGTCACGATGCGGCTTATTTTGCTGCCGGTGCGGGTGTTCAGGCCGTTAACGATATTGTCGACGGCAAATATCAGAGAGCCTTCTGTGCCGTCAGACCACCTGGACACCATGCCGAACCCAATACCACAATGGGCTTTTGTTTTATCAATAACATTGCAGTTGCCGTTCAGGAGCTACGCTCAAAACATGATATCAAACGAGTGGCTGTGATTGATTTTGACGTACATCAGGGGAATGGCACAGTAGAGATATTCAAGAACATACCTGATGTCTTGTTCTGCTCATCATTTCAGCATCCTTTTTATCCGAACAGCCATTGGAACATTGACCGCCCCAATATCATCAACAGCCCAATCCCTGCGTTCAGTACTGGTGAACAATTGATGAAGATATGGGAAGCACAGTGGCTACCGGCGCTGATTCAGCACAAACCAGAGTTTATTTTTATTTCGGCAGGCTTCGATGCCCATAGAGATGACCCAATGGCAGAAATGAACTGGCTGGCCAATGACTATCACTGGATCACCTCCAGACTCTGTGAAATTGCCAATAAGTATGCCGATGGCCGTGTCATTTCCATGCTGGAAGGTGGATATAACCTGAAAGCACTGGCTGCATCCGTTGAGCAACATGTACGGGCGTTACTTGAGGTTTAG